The Neobacillus sp. OS1-2 genome includes a window with the following:
- a CDS encoding DUF6220 domain-containing protein produces MVENKKKRNNMKSSEEGMGSTRVRIGRFFYGTLAAGYVVCIILQVFFAGLGLLVDSDNWQLHRVFANYFEFGVILMFLLSFFGKIRGGLRWLPLGLFVLTSLQHLTIRDFSGSLRALHTIDALLLFWISMHLLKHSWKWLMPGQKER; encoded by the coding sequence GTGGTAGAAAATAAGAAAAAGAGGAACAATATGAAAAGTAGTGAAGAAGGAATGGGATCAACGCGCGTGCGTATAGGTAGGTTTTTCTATGGAACGCTAGCGGCAGGTTATGTGGTATGTATTATCCTGCAAGTATTTTTTGCAGGATTGGGGCTATTGGTAGATTCAGATAATTGGCAGCTACATCGAGTATTCGCGAATTATTTTGAGTTCGGAGTCATTCTGATGTTTCTATTATCATTTTTTGGTAAAATTCGTGGAGGTCTTCGCTGGTTGCCCCTTGGTCTATTTGTCCTTACATCCTTGCAGCACCTGACCATTCGAGATTTTTCTGGATCCCTCCGAGCGTTGCACACCATTGATGCGTTACTATTATTTTGGATTTCCATGCACTTATTGAAGCACTCATGGAAGTGGCTTATGCCGGGGCAGAAAGAGCGTTAA
- a CDS encoding HAMP domain-containing sensor histidine kinase, whose translation MDIRSKKFSHSMITKLMVFIIMIACFTGVIQAIVDLDDMADGDVGMVFEDNYFLSKSFMRESDNLMSDLTRLLKYKNEENILKGETISKEELRNEVQDLYFNFQVDSKSYNPNLSEAENYEKFKVENADKIAQVRDRLIKKDVREFHLLEQNIQEVKDPVYYASDGVNVYSNSMMKEKEPFKTYPSYMVFEGYNQEVYPKEIEANKYLDWVTMQMDEMGSDNNKVYVAFSKDFLHSKINAWKENKGNATKDFYRLLGFLAGFILTFFYLILVNGRKSFKDKEAHLHALDKLYSDLNLLLCAGLIALWVAIVDFVGLPTIIKWVTPITILFSVVFFVLILSLVRHVKNGTLVRHSLIYQIIKGIVLFIRNVYDSGNVGVKTVLIVIGYPLLIAITFFMFPITIGVAAWFALKKVKAFKAIKDGVERIKNGEIHHSIDIDGKGEFASLAANINSITDGLKNAVDNELKSERLKTELITNVSHDIRTPLTSIITYVDLLKKEKDPSKMEEYIAVLDQKSKRLKTLTDDLFDAAKASSGNIPVQIEKIDIVSLITQGLGEVSEKIEEQDLEFRLNNPNDKCYVAADGKLVWRSIENVLSNIFKYALRGSRVYINIEDLGTEILVTFKNISAYELNISADELMERFKRGDESRSSQGSGLGLSIAKSLIDIQQGKFLIQIDGDLFKTMIYLPKHSNE comes from the coding sequence TTGGATATAAGGTCGAAAAAATTTAGCCACTCAATGATAACAAAGTTGATGGTCTTTATCATCATGATTGCCTGTTTTACAGGTGTCATACAAGCAATTGTCGATTTAGATGACATGGCAGATGGGGATGTTGGAATGGTTTTTGAAGACAACTACTTCCTAAGCAAGTCATTTATGAGAGAAAGTGATAATCTCATGAGTGATCTGACCCGTCTGTTGAAGTATAAAAATGAAGAAAATATTTTAAAGGGTGAGACGATTAGTAAGGAAGAATTAAGAAATGAAGTACAGGACTTGTATTTCAATTTTCAGGTTGATTCAAAAAGTTATAATCCAAATCTTAGTGAAGCGGAGAACTATGAAAAGTTTAAAGTGGAGAATGCCGATAAAATTGCCCAGGTAAGGGATCGGTTGATCAAGAAGGATGTAAGAGAATTTCATTTACTAGAGCAAAATATTCAAGAGGTTAAGGATCCAGTATATTATGCAAGCGATGGTGTAAATGTATATTCAAATAGTATGATGAAAGAAAAAGAACCGTTTAAAACCTATCCATCCTACATGGTGTTTGAGGGATATAATCAAGAGGTCTATCCAAAAGAAATTGAAGCAAATAAATACTTGGATTGGGTTACGATGCAAATGGATGAAATGGGCTCGGATAACAATAAGGTTTATGTTGCTTTTTCTAAGGATTTCTTACATTCGAAAATAAATGCCTGGAAAGAAAATAAAGGAAATGCTACGAAAGACTTCTATCGATTACTTGGGTTTCTAGCTGGATTTATCTTAACATTTTTCTATCTGATCCTTGTAAACGGAAGAAAGTCCTTTAAAGATAAAGAGGCGCACCTTCATGCACTCGATAAATTATATAGTGATTTGAACCTCTTGTTATGTGCAGGACTTATAGCGCTTTGGGTTGCGATAGTTGATTTTGTTGGACTTCCAACTATCATAAAATGGGTCACTCCCATTACGATTCTTTTTTCCGTAGTTTTTTTCGTATTGATTCTATCATTGGTAAGGCATGTTAAGAATGGAACGCTGGTTAGGCATAGCCTGATTTATCAAATTATCAAAGGAATTGTCCTATTTATAAGGAATGTCTACGATAGCGGAAATGTTGGAGTAAAGACAGTCCTGATTGTTATAGGCTATCCACTATTGATTGCTATAACATTTTTTATGTTTCCGATCACCATAGGGGTGGCTGCCTGGTTCGCCTTAAAGAAAGTGAAGGCCTTTAAGGCCATAAAGGATGGAGTAGAGAGAATCAAAAATGGCGAAATCCATCATAGCATTGATATAGATGGAAAGGGAGAGTTTGCGAGTCTGGCTGCCAATATTAACAGCATTACCGATGGGTTGAAAAATGCAGTAGATAACGAATTAAAAAGTGAGCGTTTAAAAACGGAACTGATCACCAACGTATCCCATGATATTCGAACACCGTTAACATCCATTATCACGTATGTAGATTTATTGAAAAAGGAAAAGGACCCTTCCAAGATGGAAGAATATATCGCCGTGTTGGATCAAAAATCAAAGAGGCTTAAAACCTTAACGGATGACTTGTTTGATGCTGCTAAGGCTTCGAGCGGAAATATCCCGGTGCAAATTGAGAAAATTGATATTGTGTCGTTAATCACTCAAGGGCTGGGAGAAGTAAGTGAAAAAATTGAAGAGCAGGATTTGGAATTTAGGCTCAACAACCCTAATGATAAATGCTATGTGGCCGCCGATGGAAAATTAGTGTGGAGGTCTATTGAAAACGTATTATCCAATATCTTTAAGTATGCCCTGAGAGGGTCAAGGGTTTATATTAATATTGAAGATTTAGGTACCGAAATCCTTGTTACCTTCAAGAATATTTCAGCTTATGAGTTAAATATTTCGGCAGATGAACTAATGGAGCGTTTTAAAAGAGGCGATGAATCCAGATCCAGTCAAGGCAGCGGGTTAGGGCTATCCATTGCCAAAAGCCTAATTGATATACAACAGGGGAAATTTTTGATTCAAATTGATGGGGATTTATTTAAGACAATGATCTATTTGCCTAAGCATAGTAATGAGTGA
- a CDS encoding DUF3231 family protein: protein MCPDVLEALKSVVQSFIDHEPKSPLHIGEAMSCWTYLALAAETHVQTEAGMNSTTDPELRKALHEAITMFKSQKERLSEFMRKEGVPSPPLSESKPISEPNHVPLGVRLTDIELANSLKKKVGMAISNCATSSSQTLRSDVGLIWAEYLQELIAFLTTFKSLLKKRGWLKVPPPYYSSGLPKEGR, encoded by the coding sequence ATGTGTCCAGATGTATTAGAAGCACTTAAAAGTGTCGTGCAATCTTTTATTGACCATGAACCAAAATCGCCCTTACATATTGGTGAAGCCATGTCATGTTGGACCTATTTAGCATTAGCAGCCGAGACACATGTGCAGACGGAAGCAGGAATGAATAGCACAACAGACCCTGAATTGAGGAAGGCACTTCATGAAGCCATAACGATGTTCAAATCTCAGAAAGAACGACTAAGCGAATTTATGCGTAAGGAGGGGGTTCCTTCTCCACCATTGAGTGAATCGAAACCAATTTCAGAACCTAATCATGTTCCATTAGGTGTTAGGTTGACAGATATTGAACTTGCCAACAGTCTGAAGAAAAAAGTAGGGATGGCGATTTCAAATTGTGCCACTTCCTCCTCTCAAACTCTTCGTAGCGATGTTGGTTTAATATGGGCTGAATATTTGCAAGAACTGATAGCATTTTTAACTACATTTAAGTCATTGTTAAAAAAACGGGGATGGCTTAAAGTTCCACCACCCTATTACTCATCGGGTTTACCAAAAGAAGGACGGTGA
- a CDS encoding NUDIX domain-containing protein, whose protein sequence is MENELVRVFDSQQNPIGVATREDVHRQGLWHESFHCWIVSREEEIDYLYLQLRCDQKKDHPNLFDITSAGHLLAHETAADGIREIEEELGIDVTFSELLPLGIVHYCVNHEGLLDNEFAHTFLYKRNLAFDEFCLQKEEVSGIIKVNFSDFIDLWSGVKQEINIKGFKIKPNGEKLHIDRMAKKDEFVPHGISFYEMIIQLIKEKLD, encoded by the coding sequence ATGGAGAATGAATTAGTTAGAGTTTTTGATAGCCAGCAGAATCCTATTGGGGTAGCAACTAGGGAGGACGTACATCGACAAGGTCTTTGGCATGAATCCTTTCATTGCTGGATTGTTAGCCGTGAAGAGGAAATTGATTATCTTTATCTTCAGCTTCGCTGTGACCAAAAAAAAGACCATCCGAATCTTTTCGATATTACATCTGCTGGACACCTATTAGCCCATGAGACGGCAGCAGATGGCATCAGAGAGATCGAAGAAGAGTTAGGAATTGATGTTACTTTTTCAGAGCTACTACCATTAGGAATCGTCCATTATTGTGTCAACCATGAGGGCTTACTTGATAATGAATTCGCACATACATTTTTATATAAACGGAATCTGGCTTTTGATGAATTTTGCTTACAAAAAGAAGAAGTTTCGGGCATCATCAAAGTAAACTTTTCTGACTTTATTGATCTTTGGTCAGGTGTTAAACAAGAAATAAATATTAAAGGATTTAAGATCAAACCTAACGGGGAAAAGCTGCATATCGACAGAATGGCAAAAAAAGATGAATTTGTTCCACATGGGATTTCATTTTATGAAATGATCATCCAATTGATTAAAGAAAAACTGGATTGA
- a CDS encoding sigma-E factor regulatory protein RseB domain-containing protein, with the protein MEQSERKLSNFIDRLNEEQKPDEDERSTDSEELKELFQTVRMVRSLKEPAMPTPGFQMKLTKAVEEKVSQKKPGKHKKWAWFTGIASIAALMALIINFALPTGHTNIVNAMAAAFQDVKAYYGIMEIAETNASGESTTQAMLEVWADQDGHYYLKGLKGPNKDIITINNGQKKWQLQTKEREVHLFPAFPDAYHFIFELGNEINETKNALSTKVMGEETIAGRKASIVEVTPRGGSPYKIWIDKETNLPLQKQTAMQKSIQYKVTYTKMYFSESIPKELLAYHLPEDFKVIDINPEQVVNELNEIKAAVGFIPKQLETIPTGYFQDHMAVIPAQQIVKTYYSSKDKANTIILVQGKASGKFKPAPTSILGKLNNGEAEIQSPIQEDVGVLGGGGLYAGITDVSSIRWQMDGYEFAVVGDVPLEELVSWTKNITSSSLEIPTVEGQMHPQVEVPYDLAVEENDQKSVDAGSSPWKLDPVFSAQIFVSLKMSPNGITGEYPITIEELKVSQNNGKEAVIEVSGDKTPIKKVYLKRIVRQDSTGIWTIVGYDPK; encoded by the coding sequence ATGGAGCAAAGTGAACGAAAATTATCCAATTTTATTGATCGTTTAAATGAGGAACAAAAGCCGGATGAAGATGAACGTTCAACCGATTCCGAAGAATTAAAAGAGCTTTTTCAAACAGTCAGAATGGTCCGAAGCCTAAAGGAGCCAGCTATGCCAACACCTGGCTTTCAAATGAAATTAACAAAGGCTGTTGAGGAGAAAGTTTCCCAAAAGAAACCGGGCAAACATAAAAAATGGGCATGGTTTACTGGCATTGCCAGCATCGCGGCACTTATGGCACTTATCATCAATTTCGCTTTACCCACTGGTCACACAAATATCGTGAATGCCATGGCTGCTGCCTTTCAGGATGTTAAAGCCTATTATGGCATAATGGAAATAGCAGAAACAAATGCTTCAGGTGAATCTACCACCCAAGCAATGTTGGAGGTTTGGGCGGATCAAGATGGGCATTATTACCTTAAAGGGCTTAAAGGTCCAAATAAAGATATTATCACTATTAACAACGGGCAAAAGAAGTGGCAGCTGCAAACGAAAGAAAGGGAAGTCCACTTATTCCCAGCTTTTCCGGATGCCTATCATTTTATCTTTGAACTGGGAAATGAAATAAACGAAACAAAGAATGCCTTGTCAACTAAGGTTATGGGCGAAGAAACCATTGCCGGAAGGAAGGCTTCTATTGTGGAGGTTACCCCTAGAGGCGGCTCACCATATAAAATATGGATTGATAAAGAAACGAATCTGCCCTTGCAGAAGCAAACGGCGATGCAAAAGTCTATTCAATACAAAGTAACCTATACAAAGATGTACTTCAGCGAGTCAATCCCTAAAGAACTCCTAGCTTATCATCTGCCAGAGGACTTTAAGGTAATTGACATAAATCCTGAGCAAGTTGTAAACGAGCTAAACGAAATCAAGGCAGCTGTTGGCTTTATACCGAAACAACTAGAAACCATCCCTACTGGATACTTTCAGGACCACATGGCTGTGATTCCTGCACAACAAATTGTAAAGACGTATTACAGCTCAAAGGATAAGGCAAATACGATTATCCTTGTACAAGGAAAAGCGAGCGGCAAGTTTAAACCAGCCCCTACGTCCATTTTAGGAAAACTCAATAATGGTGAAGCTGAAATTCAGTCACCGATTCAGGAAGATGTAGGAGTTCTGGGAGGTGGCGGTCTTTATGCAGGTATAACGGATGTAAGCTCAATACGTTGGCAGATGGACGGCTATGAATTTGCAGTAGTTGGGGATGTTCCTTTAGAAGAGCTAGTTTCGTGGACAAAAAACATAACCAGTAGTTCCTTAGAAATACCAACTGTTGAAGGGCAAATGCATCCGCAGGTTGAAGTTCCATATGACTTAGCCGTTGAGGAAAATGACCAAAAAAGCGTAGATGCCGGAAGCTCTCCATGGAAACTCGACCCAGTATTTAGCGCCCAGATATTTGTCAGCCTTAAGATGTCCCCTAATGGGATTACTGGTGAGTACCCGATAACCATTGAGGAGCTTAAAGTAAGCCAAAATAATGGAAAAGAGGCCGTCATAGAGGTAAGTGGTGACAAAACACCGATTAAGAAAGTCTACCTAAAACGGATAGTAAGACAAGACTCCACAGGAATTTGGACCATCGTTGGATACGACCCGAAATAA
- a CDS encoding winged helix DNA-binding protein encodes MTGEIAKEYIALIPNLFGSFSELNKDSVGLTHMQNHVIEFMYMQQKALNLKNISTGLNIAKQQLTNVISDLEAGGYLVKVPDTKDKRAVLVSLTPLGREIVEKKWKKIYLKFSQNLTKLSDEERLDLQFALHKVNVLLKKMEDEV; translated from the coding sequence ATGACCGGAGAGATTGCAAAAGAATATATTGCTTTGATTCCCAATCTATTTGGAAGTTTTAGCGAATTAAACAAGGATTCAGTAGGTTTAACACATATGCAGAACCATGTTATCGAGTTTATGTATATGCAACAAAAAGCATTGAACCTTAAAAATATCAGTACTGGTTTAAATATAGCAAAACAGCAATTAACAAATGTTATTAGTGATTTAGAAGCAGGTGGATATTTGGTAAAAGTTCCTGATACGAAAGACAAACGTGCTGTCTTAGTATCCCTTACACCATTGGGCAGAGAAATTGTAGAAAAGAAGTGGAAGAAGATTTATCTAAAGTTTAGTCAAAATCTGACCAAGTTAAGCGATGAAGAGCGTCTTGATTTACAGTTTGCCCTTCATAAAGTAAATGTATTACTAAAAAAAATGGAGGATGAGGTATGA
- a CDS encoding class I SAM-dependent methyltransferase — MDRNRFSAIAHRHHAFSNPINEAKMMKMIDMVSLKPQEKVIDIGAGKCELLIRLVDMYNISGTAIELYDGAIEEAKRNASNRIPEGHIAFIVDDAKVAVEECEKERFDLAMCIGSTHALGGLESTLRYMKHLVKKNGYILIGEGYWKQRPSADYLQALGGAEESELKSHAENVRTGEELGFVPLWSYVANEDDWDDYEWLYSSSIENYCHENPNDPDHDAMLERIRAWRRTYLKWGRDTLGFGLYLFRA; from the coding sequence TTGGATAGAAATAGATTTTCTGCCATTGCCCATCGTCATCATGCATTTAGTAACCCCATAAATGAAGCAAAAATGATGAAAATGATCGATATGGTATCATTGAAGCCGCAAGAAAAGGTTATAGATATTGGCGCAGGAAAATGCGAACTGTTGATTCGTCTTGTAGATATGTACAACATATCAGGTACTGCCATTGAATTGTATGATGGAGCCATCGAGGAAGCCAAACGAAATGCTAGTAACAGGATTCCTGAAGGCCACATTGCGTTTATTGTCGATGATGCCAAGGTGGCAGTCGAGGAATGTGAAAAAGAGCGATTTGATTTAGCTATGTGTATCGGATCCACTCACGCATTAGGGGGACTAGAATCCACACTACGATATATGAAGCATCTCGTAAAGAAAAACGGCTACATTCTAATAGGTGAGGGTTATTGGAAACAGCGGCCTAGTGCTGATTATTTGCAAGCTCTCGGCGGTGCGGAGGAGTCTGAATTGAAAAGTCATGCCGAGAATGTGAGAACGGGGGAAGAATTAGGGTTCGTTCCGCTATGGTCCTATGTAGCAAATGAGGATGATTGGGATGACTACGAATGGCTTTATTCTTCCTCAATCGAAAATTATTGTCACGAAAATCCCAACGATCCGGATCATGACGCCATGTTGGAACGAATCCGAGCATGGAGACGAACTTATTTGAAATGGGGCAGAGATACACTGGGATTTGGGCTGTATTTGTTCCGAGCCTAG
- a CDS encoding alpha/beta family hydrolase, translated as MYQVIENHVVRNEYSTIPFTWVRSNEPSNGICIMLPGLGYSTQRPLFHYATGMCLNQNIDVLQINYQFAKDERFRKLKKEEQNHWMYEDVKAVVEEVLRETSYEHCFLLSKSIGTIPMALEWVKKDFTNKSIGIWLTPLIKDDQVYHALLKTDQPSLCVIGDQDHHFIEERISSLKNNNLVHTVVIPNADHGLEIKGDILASIETIKRVIEQVQEFMDKFSDN; from the coding sequence ATGTATCAAGTTATTGAAAACCATGTGGTTAGAAATGAATATTCAACAATTCCCTTTACGTGGGTTCGTAGTAACGAGCCCTCTAATGGAATCTGTATCATGCTTCCAGGACTTGGCTATTCCACTCAGCGGCCGTTGTTCCATTATGCGACTGGCATGTGCTTGAATCAAAACATTGATGTTCTACAGATTAATTATCAATTTGCAAAAGATGAGCGGTTTAGAAAGCTTAAGAAAGAAGAACAAAATCATTGGATGTATGAAGATGTGAAGGCGGTTGTTGAAGAAGTTCTAAGAGAAACTTCTTATGAACATTGTTTCCTGTTGAGTAAATCAATTGGAACAATTCCGATGGCCTTAGAATGGGTAAAGAAAGACTTCACGAATAAGTCAATTGGCATTTGGCTGACACCACTTATTAAAGATGATCAAGTATACCATGCACTATTAAAAACCGACCAACCTTCACTGTGTGTGATTGGGGATCAGGATCATCATTTTATTGAAGAGAGGATTTCTTCATTGAAAAATAATAATCTTGTTCATACTGTTGTGATTCCAAATGCTGATCATGGGTTAGAGATAAAAGGTGATATTTTAGCATCAATAGAAACCATAAAACGGGTAATTGAACAGGTACAGGAATTTATGGATAAATTTAGTGATAACTAA
- a CDS encoding ATP-binding protein, with protein MDLSVFLQDCVEELRLDPRMEEINLTFFPNNVTPVLVMADREKLRRVMMNIIGNSLKYMNKDQKEIKVELFDHEEVATVHIRDNGLGMDREELPHIFDRFYRADPSRNTESGGSGLGLAIVKQIVEGQDGRVWAESRAGEGTSIYFMLPRTDKVGE; from the coding sequence ATGGATCTTTCCGTGTTTTTGCAGGATTGTGTGGAAGAACTGCGTCTTGACCCTCGAATGGAAGAAATTAATCTTACGTTCTTCCCTAATAACGTAACGCCAGTGCTTGTTATGGCCGATCGGGAAAAACTAAGAAGAGTGATGATGAATATCATTGGCAACAGTTTAAAATACATGAACAAGGATCAAAAGGAAATAAAGGTTGAATTATTCGATCATGAGGAAGTAGCAACGGTTCACATCCGAGATAACGGGTTAGGAATGGATCGTGAAGAATTACCCCATATTTTTGATCGTTTTTACCGGGCAGATCCATCAAGGAATACAGAATCAGGAGGATCCGGACTTGGACTCGCGATAGTCAAACAAATTGTTGAAGGGCAAGACGGTCGTGTATGGGCTGAAAGTCGAGCTGGGGAAGGGACAAGCATTTATTTTATGCTGCCAAGGACCGATAAGGTGGGTGAGTAA
- a CDS encoding DUF3231 family protein: MPDVTESVKNVVKSLFDEEPKPPLHVGEVMDFWSYLSELADEQVHTEVGINSTTDPELRKAFQEALQMFTSQKERIMTFMKGEGVPFPSLSESKPISEPTEIPLGVKLTEDELANSLNIKIVLGITFCATAIIQALRTDVELIWIELLQEYMTFGATLKALVKKRGWLKVPPYYYPPGLPKP, translated from the coding sequence GTGCCTGACGTAACAGAATCCGTTAAAAATGTTGTGAAATCGTTGTTTGACGAAGAACCAAAACCGCCATTACATGTCGGTGAAGTCATGGATTTCTGGTCCTATCTTTCAGAATTAGCAGACGAACAAGTCCATACTGAAGTAGGGATTAACAGTACAACGGACCCTGAATTAAGGAAAGCCTTTCAGGAAGCATTACAGATGTTCACATCACAGAAAGAACGGATCATGACCTTTATGAAAGGAGAAGGTGTTCCTTTCCCGTCATTAAGTGAATCGAAACCAATCTCAGAGCCAACCGAAATTCCTCTAGGGGTAAAGTTAACAGAGGATGAACTTGCCAACAGCCTTAATATTAAAATTGTTTTGGGTATTACATTTTGTGCAACAGCCATAATCCAAGCTTTACGTACAGATGTTGAGTTGATTTGGATTGAACTTTTACAAGAATATATGACATTTGGAGCAACTTTGAAAGCCCTGGTAAAAAAACGGGGGTGGCTCAAAGTTCCACCATACTATTATCCGCCAGGTTTACCGAAACCATGA
- a CDS encoding YqzG/YhdC family protein — protein sequence MKKLLTGLFATIVFFSVSIQPPIKINTVNAQRKPIPPYAKFGTIAMEKTHEKYPNAKIIDYLHIGRVTGSQSSTEKFKLWLKDNGKEFGVFVNIEFNNVTGKVNKISFKETSR from the coding sequence TTGAAAAAACTGCTAACTGGTTTGTTTGCCACTATTGTCTTTTTCTCTGTGAGCATACAACCACCCATAAAAATAAATACTGTCAATGCACAACGTAAGCCGATTCCCCCATATGCGAAGTTTGGAACCATCGCAATGGAGAAAACCCATGAAAAATATCCGAATGCTAAAATCATTGACTATCTTCATATTGGGAGAGTCACCGGCTCACAATCCTCAACTGAAAAATTCAAACTCTGGCTAAAAGATAACGGAAAAGAATTCGGCGTTTTTGTAAATATTGAATTTAACAATGTAACTGGAAAAGTCAATAAGATTTCATTCAAGGAGACCTCAAGATAA
- a CDS encoding sigma-70 family RNA polymerase sigma factor, whose product MPDNKNSQHENQGNMASIEEICHATWEPVYRYIYYKVQNREEAEDITQETFVKAISYLKRGNVHPDKYIGFLKTVALNVLRDLWRKKKRRGPSVDIDVFQPVENAVPDLSEESTQRMIIENALIQLNKLNEEQRTVIELRIIKGFSTAETARIMNKKEVTIRVMQHRALQALANILKNK is encoded by the coding sequence ATGCCTGACAACAAGAATTCACAACATGAGAACCAAGGAAACATGGCTTCCATCGAAGAAATATGCCACGCAACGTGGGAACCGGTTTACCGATACATCTATTATAAAGTTCAAAATCGGGAGGAAGCAGAAGATATCACGCAAGAAACCTTTGTAAAGGCCATTTCTTATTTAAAAAGGGGAAACGTTCATCCCGATAAATATATTGGTTTTTTAAAAACAGTCGCCCTTAATGTGCTTCGCGACTTATGGCGGAAGAAAAAACGCAGGGGCCCATCCGTTGATATTGATGTATTTCAACCAGTAGAAAATGCTGTTCCCGATCTTTCAGAAGAGAGTACACAGCGGATGATCATTGAAAATGCACTTATTCAGCTTAATAAGCTTAATGAAGAACAACGAACTGTGATTGAACTTCGGATTATCAAAGGCTTCTCGACAGCTGAAACTGCCAGAATCATGAATAAAAAGGAAGTGACCATTCGTGTTATGCAGCATCGGGCATTACAGGCTCTTGCCAACATCCTTAAAAATAAATAG
- a CDS encoding MOSC domain-containing protein, translating to MAILLKQVFVGLPKTLGSNEAVNPMEREWTSAIFKDPVEGPIWVGKTGLTGDGQSDLEHHGGPEKAVFAYPLENYFYWQKELGNSEISAGGMGENLVFEHITEETIAIGDTFQIGEAVIQVSQPRQPCWKPARRFKVKNLALLLQNTGKTGWYFRVLQEGSVEAGQSCTLLNRPYPQWTIQKVNQVIHGRQQNFPEMAALSECHLLAPGMRDTLVKRIEKQDPGAPDIRSRVYGPNE from the coding sequence ATGGCAATTTTATTGAAGCAGGTATTTGTTGGGCTACCAAAAACACTCGGTAGTAATGAGGCAGTCAATCCAATGGAGCGGGAATGGACAAGTGCAATTTTTAAAGACCCTGTCGAAGGGCCCATCTGGGTTGGCAAAACGGGTCTAACAGGGGATGGGCAGAGTGATTTAGAGCACCATGGTGGCCCTGAGAAGGCAGTGTTCGCCTATCCGCTTGAAAATTATTTTTACTGGCAAAAGGAATTGGGGAATTCCGAGATATCCGCTGGCGGTATGGGGGAAAACTTGGTTTTTGAACATATAACAGAGGAAACCATTGCGATTGGTGATACCTTTCAAATTGGTGAGGCTGTTATTCAAGTTTCGCAGCCTAGACAGCCTTGCTGGAAACCGGCACGCCGTTTTAAAGTGAAAAACCTAGCGTTGCTATTGCAAAATACAGGAAAAACAGGCTGGTATTTTCGCGTTCTACAAGAAGGATCAGTGGAGGCGGGGCAATCATGTACTTTACTCAACCGACCATATCCGCAATGGACTATTCAAAAAGTAAATCAAGTGATCCATGGGAGGCAACAGAACTTTCCTGAAATGGCAGCACTCTCTGAATGTCATTTGCTTGCCCCGGGAATGAGGGATACTTTAGTAAAGCGAATAGAAAAGCAAGATCCTGGTGCCCCAGATATCCGTAGTCGGGTATATGGGCCAAATGAATAA